The following proteins are encoded in a genomic region of Chryseobacterium cucumeris:
- a CDS encoding cellulase family glycosylhydrolase produces MKRAILLSALLLSQFGTSQLLKTSGQKIVNDKGENIQLKGLGLGGWMLQEGYMLKTADFAGPQYKIKEKIAELIGEDGMNEFYKAYLKNGITKQDIDFLAKAGFNSIRLPMHYNLYTLPIEKEPAKGKDTWLEEGFKMTDDLLQWCTDNKIYLILDLHAAPGGQGNDANISDNDKSKPSLWANEENQRKTIALWKKLAERYKDNPWIGGYDLINEPNINFTGKNPNGTDEISNAPLWKLQKDITAAIREVDKKHIIFIEGNGWGNNYNGLPAIWDNNMAFSFHKYWNYNDDQTIQFALDLREKHNMPIWLGETGENSNVWFTELIQLLGKHNIGYAFWPMKKIDNIAGITNVKITPEYEKLLDYWKNGGEKPSKEYARKALLQIADNYKLNNTEIKRDVIDAMFRQITDASTKPFRNHQAPGRIFASEYDLGRMGAAYLDKDFINLWVSDPAKRSEWNSGQQMRNDGVDIYKCNDKVTNQYYVGKTETGEWLQYTLRSKGDANYTLDIRYSAANDAKIRIETASGKVLATVSLSSTGGNENWKTVTAKNISLQKGENKIRIVFENDGVNLNYFELK; encoded by the coding sequence ATGAAAAGAGCCATTCTATTATCCGCACTTTTATTGTCTCAATTTGGGACATCACAATTACTGAAGACTTCAGGACAAAAAATCGTTAATGATAAAGGTGAAAATATTCAATTGAAAGGCCTTGGGCTCGGCGGTTGGATGCTACAGGAAGGATATATGCTGAAAACTGCTGATTTCGCCGGCCCACAGTATAAGATTAAGGAGAAAATTGCTGAACTGATTGGTGAAGACGGAATGAATGAGTTCTACAAAGCTTACCTGAAAAATGGAATCACAAAGCAAGATATCGACTTTTTAGCCAAAGCAGGATTCAATTCGATAAGGTTGCCGATGCATTACAACCTTTACACCCTTCCTATTGAAAAAGAACCTGCAAAAGGAAAAGATACATGGCTGGAGGAAGGTTTTAAAATGACTGATGATCTTCTTCAATGGTGCACCGATAATAAAATATACCTTATTCTGGATCTGCATGCAGCTCCGGGAGGTCAGGGAAATGATGCGAACATCTCTGATAATGACAAATCCAAGCCTTCACTTTGGGCTAATGAAGAAAACCAGAGAAAAACGATTGCGCTTTGGAAAAAACTAGCTGAGCGGTATAAAGATAATCCATGGATTGGAGGCTATGATCTGATTAATGAACCTAACATCAACTTCACAGGTAAAAACCCGAATGGTACAGATGAAATATCCAATGCTCCGCTCTGGAAACTTCAGAAAGACATCACTGCAGCTATTAGAGAAGTTGATAAAAAACATATTATTTTTATTGAAGGAAACGGCTGGGGAAATAATTATAACGGATTACCAGCAATCTGGGATAACAATATGGCTTTCAGCTTTCATAAATACTGGAATTACAATGATGATCAAACCATTCAATTCGCGCTGGATCTCAGAGAGAAACACAATATGCCGATATGGCTTGGAGAAACGGGAGAAAACTCTAATGTATGGTTTACTGAGTTGATTCAGCTTTTAGGCAAGCATAATATAGGATACGCCTTCTGGCCGATGAAAAAGATTGATAATATCGCGGGAATTACCAATGTAAAAATCACTCCTGAATATGAAAAGCTGTTGGATTACTGGAAAAACGGAGGTGAAAAGCCTTCTAAAGAGTATGCAAGAAAAGCTCTATTACAGATTGCCGACAATTATAAGCTGAACAACACGGAAATTAAAAGGGATGTGATTGATGCGATGTTCAGACAGATTACAGATGCTTCTACAAAACCTTTCAGAAATCACCAGGCTCCGGGAAGAATATTTGCTTCAGAATATGATTTGGGAAGAATGGGTGCTGCCTATCTGGATAAGGATTTTATCAATCTCTGGGTAAGTGATCCGGCAAAAAGATCGGAGTGGAACTCCGGACAGCAGATGAGAAATGACGGGGTGGATATTTATAAATGTAATGATAAAGTTACCAATCAGTATTATGTAGGAAAAACAGAAACCGGAGAATGGCTTCAGTATACGCTTCGATCAAAAGGAGATGCAAATTATACTCTGGACATCAGATATTCTGCTGCCAACGATGCTAAAATAAGAATTGAAACGGCTTCCGGAAAAGTTTTAGCTACAGTATCATTGTCATCTACGGGTGGAAATGAAAACTGGAAAACGGTTACTGCAAAAAACATCAGCCTTCAGAAAGGGGAAAACAAGATCAGAATCGTCTTTGAAAATGATGGAGTAAATCTGAATTATTTTGAATTAAAATAG